Proteins from a single region of Vairimorpha necatrix chromosome 6, complete sequence:
- a CDS encoding DDB1- and CUL4-associated factor 13 (DCA13) — translation MKINTIYHQEQEYKKERKRDLSITKHSKNPLHHPFMKERELIRAINSTKLDRLFAKPFITALSYHREGITQITKSSVNPYIVSTSFDNEIILSDIENRTKISKCNMNSKIKGIGIDNMNNVYIGDNKTIRICNKKLDIKKSEKILNNSAINNLEVDDALYVAGYNSVAIYDLEMRSKKIEYSVNNVDVITHNKSFTHLVGFANEMKNFIVDMRLEKIVMDFTLPNKTNAMCFSPSDGYFLASANEDTNGYIHDLRYIESPCNTLRGHVSAVTCIKYNPNGQELCTGSFDQTIRIFKNSERKSREVYYNQRMHNIVGLEYSNDGKFIISGSDDGSLRLWKNEASLKSGPLSRKEKDVQTLSKVLIDKYKNVEEVERINKHRFIPKLLKEKMKQKHEHYEAEVRKGHIKKNNKF, via the coding sequence ATGAAAATCAATACAATTTACCACCAAGAacaagaatataaaaaagaaagaaaaagagaTCTAAGTATCACAAAACATTCTAAAAATCCTTTACACCATCCTTTCATGAAAGAAAGAGAACTTATCAGAGCTATAAATTCCACAAAATTAGACAGATTATTTGCTAAACCATTTATAACTGCTTTATCTTACCACAGAGAAGGCATAACTCAAATTACTAAATCTTCAGTAAATCCTTATATTGTATCTACAAGTTTTGATAATGAGATAATTTTAAGTGATATTGAAAATAGAACAAAGATAAGTAAATGTAATATGaattctaaaataaaagggATAGGTATAGACAATATGAACAATGTGTATATTGGTGACAACAAAACAATAAGAATATGCAACAAAAAActagatataaaaaaatcggaaaaaattttaaataattctgctattaataatttggaAGTTGATGACGCACTTTACGTCGCTGGCTACAATTCAGTCGCGATTTACGATCTTGAAATgagaagtaaaaaaattgaatattcTGTAAATAATGTTGATGTTATAACTCATAACAAATCATTTACACATTTAGTAGGATTTGCAAatgaaatgaaaaattttatagtagACATGagattagaaaaaattgtaatGGATTTTACACTACCAAATAAAACTAATGCTATGTGTTTTAGTCCATCAGATGGATACTTTCTGGCTTCTGCTAATGAAGACACAAATGGGTATATTCATGATCTAAGGTACATTGAGTCGCCTTGTAACACACTAAGAGGTCATGTAAGCGCAGTTACttgtataaaatacaatCCAAATGGACAAGAACTTTGTACTGGCAGTTTCGACCAGACAATTagaattttcaaaaattctGAAAGAAAATCAAGAGAAGTTTATTATAACCAAAGAATGCACAACATAGTCGGGTTAGAATATTCAAATGATGgtaaatttatcatatcGGGCAGTGACGATGGCTCTTTGCGACTCTGGAAAAACGAAGCTAGCTTGAAATCAGGACCACTTAGtagaaaagaaaaggaTGTGCAGACACTTAGTAAAGTGTTAATtgataaatataagaatGTAGAAGAAGTAgaaagaattaataaacATAGATTTATACCAAAATTACTTAAAGAGAAAATGAAACAGAAACATGAACATTATGAAGCAGAAGTAAGAAAAggacatataaaaaaaaacaataagttttaa
- a CDS encoding isopentenyl-diphosphate delta isomerase — MDNYNKDLIVVDEHDNIVGTIKALTGHYKTHLSLHRAFSLFLVDDNNKLLIQQRSSSKLVFPNKWANSVCSHPFLNALSFSDPIQDAKNHLIKRMDYELGLTGIKEEELQFIGRLLYKATDTEYYGHLLDGEPKAQEYKEFPIVENIEMEKKSENFFEWEVDYIFVCKKQVGVKMNKEEVQDIKMVDRNEYEEMRKEKKITKWTELIVEKTKIFDILEKM, encoded by the coding sequence ATGGATAACTACAATAAAGACTTAATAGTAGTAGATGAACACGACAACATTGTAGGAACTATAAAGGCACTTACAGGTCACTACAAAACCCACTTGTCTCTACACAGGGCTTTCTCTTTATTCCTCGTAGACGACAATAACAAGCTATTGATCCAACAAAGATCAAGTTCTAAACTAGTTTTCCCCAATAAATGGGCCAATTCTGTCTGCTCTCATCCTTTTCTAAATGCCTTATCTTTTAGTGACCCAATTCAAGATGCTAAAAACcatttaattaaaagaatGGATTATGAATTAGGTCTTACTGgtataaaagaagaagaactGCAATTTATAGGCAGATTGTTATATAAAGCGACTGATACTGAATATTATGGACATTTACTCGACGGAGAACCAAAAGCTCAGgaatataaagaatttcCAATAGTAGAAAATATTGAGATGGAGAAAAAAagtgaaaattttttcgaaTGGGAAGTTGATTAcatttttgtttgtaaaaaacaagtaGGAGTGAAAATgaataaagaagaagtgCAAGATATTAAGATGGTAGATAGGAATGAATATGAGGAAATgagaaaagaaaagaagataACGAAATGGACTGAACTGATAGTTGAGAAAACAAagatatttgatattttggaGAAAAtgtaa
- a CDS encoding proteasome assembly chaperone → MTYSNRTGYFDFKTSIKGVETDIKILETPTHIFIYVSQAEEQINLFDDELKNILKKRNIKRRKELEVFCNLKSEENLDDVGVYIHTLFVK, encoded by the coding sequence ATGACATATTCCAATAGAACCGGATACTTCGACTTCAAAACCAGTATAAAAGGCGTAGAAACAGATATTAAAATCTTAGAAACGCCAACGCACATCTTTATTTATGTAAGTCAAGCCGAAgaacaaattaatttatttgatgaTGAATtgaaaaacattttaaaaaaacgaaatataaaaaggaGAAAGGAGTTGGaagttttttgtaatttaaaaagtgAAGAAAATCTCGATGATGTTGGTGTTTACATTCATACTTTGTTTGttaaatga
- a CDS encoding nuclear elongation and deformation protein (NED1), whose protein sequence is MGIVNKLFNSVSGIYNNINIVTFSGINDIIVVKDQYGELRCSDFQLRFGKLYFPNMRSQQVHLIVNDKIIHDIPMFITPQGELFFEKHDNTDDDIQYDDILGYINTLDKIKGDGIDDYLSMHFSNLNLGKTQDREDLVKKTKKYINYYRTERISNFDKRTFFLGFKKIMSDDFYSEQVNKIGKFNSLFGSTEYYNWCITRFRQILLLFNGLLQYPPHLTIEKKCDSSGCTGAEISFSKCGDRKVLLSVHQTFASFLCKDLTDEKNVVVRITGCKSCKGVFYFPYMAFSKLFFQLRGVKNSRSRKLMEFLENEHNKSVGWNFFGTKKVLKRDISYSLKLNHKELTKLDLKYGKNTIVFKVGGVNKQLEGHIYFWNYDEKIIISDVDGTITKSDIWGHIYCLIGKDWTHGGVASLYSKLYRSGYKIMYLTSRPLQQSFSTKSYLTNIVQDGAKLPDGPIILSPDGLFAALYREIIIKRPEDFKIACLENLKGIFGGNNPFVAGFGNRTTDIITYKAIEVSPIRIFTVNETGKLYGEFIGELTSTYKSLNDFMDSLFPPVKKGESPFTDHCDTDGFYWNY, encoded by the coding sequence ATGGGAATAGTAAACAAGCTATTTAATTCGGTCTCGGGTATCTACAATAACATCAATATAGTAACATTTAGTGGTATAAATGATATAATAGTAGTCAAAGATCAATATGGAGAATTAAGATGTTCAGACTTCCAATTAAGATTTGggaaattatattttccaaATATGAGAAGTCAACAAGTCCATCTTATTgtaaatgataaaattatcCACGATATTCCAATGTTTATTACGCCGCAGGGCGAAttgttttttgaaaaacatGATAACACAGATGACGATATTCAATATGATGACATATTGGGTTATATAAACACActagataaaattaaagggGACGGAATCGACGACTATTTGTCAATGCATTTTAGCAACTTGAATTTGGGAAAAACTCAAGACAGAGAAGatcttgtaaaaaaaaccaaaaaatatataaattattaccGCACAGAAAGAATTTCAAATTTCGACAAGCGGACATTCTTTTTAGGcttcaaaaaaatcatgtcagatgatttttattcggaacaagtaaataaaattggAAAATTTAACTCTTTGTTCGGTTCTACAGAATATTACAATTGGTGTATAACAAGATTTAGAcaaattttacttttatttaatgGACTACTTCAATATCCGCCGCACCTTacaatagaaaaaaaatgcgACTCGAGCGGGTGTACTGGCGCAGAAATATCATTTTCTAAATGTGGAGACCGAAAAGTTTTACTTTCAGTCCACCAAACATTCGCgtcttttttatgtaaagaTTTGACagatgaaaaaaatgtCGTCGTACGAATTACCGGCTGTAAATCTTGTAAAGGCgtcttttattttccatatATGGCATTTTCTaagttattttttcaattgaGAGGTGTCAAAAACAGTAGATCGAGAAAATTAATggaatttttagaaaatgaaCACAATAAATCTGTGGGTTGGAACTTTTTTGGAACCAAAAAAGTTCTCAAAAGAGATATCTCGTATTCTTTAAAGTTAAATCATAAAGAATTAACAAAACTTGATCTAAAATATGGAAAAAACACAATAGTCTTTAAAGTGGGCGGAGTAAACAAGCAATTAGAAGGACACATTTATTTCTGGAATTATGATgagaaaattataattagcGATGTCGATGGTACGATAACTAAAAGTGATATTTGGGGCCACATTTATTGTCTTATAGGCAAAGACTGGACACATGGAGGTGTGGCCAGTTTGTATAGCAAATTATACAGGAGTggttataaaattatgtatTTGACTTCGCGCCCACTTCAACAATCTTTTAGTACGAAAAGTTATCTAACAAATATAGTGCAAGATGGGGCAAAGCTGCCCGACGGCCCAATAATTTTATCGCCAGATGGACTTTTCGCCGCACTTTACAGGGAAATTATCATTAAAAGACCTGAAGATTTCAAAATTGCTTGTTTGGAAAATCTAAAAGGCATCTTTGGCGGAAACAATCCTTTTGTAGCAGGTTTCGGCAATAGAACCACAGATATCATCACATATAAAGCAATAGAAGTTTCTCCTATTCGTATATTCACAGTAAATGAAACAGGGAAATTGTATGGAGAGTTTATCGGCGAACTTACCAGCACTTATAAATCACTTAATGATTTCATGGATTCATTGTTTCCACCTGTAAAGAAAGGCGAATCTCCGTTTACAGACCACTGTGATACTGACGGATTTTACTGGAATTATtga
- a CDS encoding peptidase M12B domain-containing protein, producing MNCIILFFLLIRPETLYTNILYERIVDPDMEALYKDIIKSLINKHNEFLKRNGIEIKVQDALSYSMYSQLPDYKELQRYGGTDNLSDRMSVIAEMNKNILLIASSETDQSDVHYNLDNPCITKYITTFNNNDSLSVDTVSAINSAIKRYLSQLLDIHLPKVYGIVNLGELTKFKQKIRHSNFKEKLFACVSKNRMIKKDIDIYSEFDKIKGAIPEEFNILSEPNNYENFDEPEKKVFSENRKTNKSLDYNPEIPNINNTEDEKITRDKNKNINVPFNKMKKKFKKKKKFQNLTRPRSTTNKIEIK from the coding sequence atGAATTGTATAATcctattttttctattaataAGACCAGAAACTCTTTATACTAACATTTTATATGAAAGAATTGTAGATCCGGATATGGAGGCTTTATACAAAGACATTATAAAAtccttaataaataaacataatgaatttttaaagcgAAATGGTATAGAAATCAAAGTACAAGATGCTCTTTCTTACTCCATGTATTCACAATTACCAGATTATAAAGAGTTACAGCGATATGGTGGTACTGATAATTTGTCAGACAGAATGTCTGTAATAGCAGAAatgaataaaaacattttactGATAGCTTCTTCGGAGACTGATCAAAGTGATGTGCATTATAACCTTGATAATCCGTGTATAACAAAGTACATTACtacatttaataataatgatAGTCTGTCTGTTGACACTGTTTCGGCTATTAATAGTGctataaaaagatatttaagTCAATTGCTGGACATTCATCTTCCAAAAGTCTACGgaattgtaaatttagGTGAATTAACCAAGTTTAAACAGAAAATTAGACATAGTAATTTTAAAGAGAAATTGTTTGCTTGTGTAAGTAAAAATAGaatgattaaaaaagatatagatatttatagtgagtttgataaaataaaggGAGCGATACCTGAggaatttaatattttgtctGAACCGAAcaattatgaaaattttgatgaaccagaaaaaaaagttttttctGAAAATCGGAAAACAAACAAGAGTTTAGATTATAATCCTGAAATACCTAATATTAACAATACGGaagatgaaaaaataacacgcgataagaataaaaacattaatgtTCCATTTaacaaaatgaaaaaaaaatttaaaaaaaagaagaagttCCAAAATCTCACAAGACCAAGATCCACAACAAACAAAATCGAAATAAAGTAg
- a CDS encoding serpin-type proteinase inhibitor 15, with amino-acid sequence MKIFNQELINLSLRMFNVTLSQDKGNTKNLAVSPYSFSQVLGLLANGTTDDETSNKFLAKMGFEPNISKFNENSMNFNENLSSNTKNNNEFFVKNFLLHRDEFTINEDFKTLSSNFYNTKISSYSPANMIKDLDNFNNLVANETKNVVKEAISDFSSNICLLIMNILYLKQEWLTKFNFCRVEDFTSFSGKVKQEMMHQYEVSKYNSYEDDKMIAILMRYKKSNLSFVAVMPKNIEDWDEVTAKICSKNELSYLISKMEYGNVNLTFPKFNYEYESNFSAYSKDLGIDSMLDSLKLNKLITYFKYENLRIKQKVIIDVNEFGTIAYAKTIALCTDGPGPRNVRVMQFNKPFLWFVINQDDNFTCSTPIFMGKYLGPKK; translated from the coding sequence atgaaaatattcaatCAAGAACTTATAAACTTATCTTTAAGAATGTTTAATGTAACGCTATCTCAAGACAAAGGCAATACAAAGAATCTGGCCGTGTCTCCTTATTCCTTCTCTCAGGTTTTAGGTCTATTAGCAAATGGCACAACAGACGACGAAACAAGCAACAAATTTTTAGCTAAAATGGGATTTGAACCGAACATATCCAAGTTTAATGAAAATTCCATGAATTTTAACGAGAACTTGTCTTCTAACACGAAGAAtaataatgaattttttgttaaaaattttttactccACAGAGATGAATTTACAATCAACGAAGATTTCAAGACATTGAGCtctaatttttacaatacaaaaatatcatcGTATAGCCCCGCGAATATGATCAAAGATTTggataattttaataatttagtCGCCAATGAGACCAAAAATGTTGTTAAAGAAGCTATATCTGATTTCAGttctaatatttgtttattaataatgaacattctttatttaaaacaagaaTGGCTCACAAAATTTAACTTTTGCCGAGTTGAGGATTTTACATCTTTTTCGGGAAAAGTAAAACAAGAGATGATGCATCAATATGAAGTAAGTAAATATAACTCGTATGAAGACGACAAAATGATTGCTATTTTAATGAGATATAAGAAGTCTAATTTGAGTTTTGTAGCTGTTATGCCTAAAAATATCGAAGATTGGGACGAAGTAACTGCGAAAATTTGCtctaaaaatgaattaagTTATTTAATATCGAAAATGGAATACGGAAATGTGAATTTAACCTTCcctaaatttaattacgAGTATGAGAGCAATTTTAGTGCATATTCAAAAGACTTAGGAATCGATAGCATGTTGGATTCTTTGAAACTTAACAAGTTGATAACATATTTCAAGTACGAAAACTTAAgaattaaacaaaaagtAATTATTGATGTGAATGAATTTGGAACTATAGCTTACGCTAAAACTATTGCACTTTGCACAGATGGTCCTGGGCCAAGAAATGTGCGAGTCATGCAATTCAATAAGCCCTTTTTATGGTTTGTAATAAACCAAGATGATAATTTTACATGTAGTACGCCGATTTTCATGGGAAAATATTTAGGCccgaaaaaataa
- a CDS encoding serpin-type proteinase inhibitor 16 has product MKKFIQGITNLSIKFLDIMLSGDSQITSNQAISPYSFSQVFGILSNDQNHVSKKRYMNRLGFKSQDNKFNENSKEFNENLVEDNKNRKNIFLVKNFLLHRNDVKINENTEKIINEFYNSTVTSYDPYDTEQELKKINEMVAGATYGNIKEALKSIIPRTTLSVVNTLYMKYEWFNQFDYSSHENFVSFSGQNRQEMMYKISKFDVYQDDTKMAVKMHFKDSNFKNGKKTIKKLCDEKELDKILTKMKYKNIELIFPKFKIESESDLSDFYKELRIENLLKTTTFDSLIENLNFKKLTIKQKLSLDINEGGISIQNSIPPAITNSILENVEVFKFNTPFLWFVIKHDAKNNTNTPIIMGKYTGQEK; this is encoded by the exons atgaaaaaatttatacaagGTATCACTAATTTATCAATCAAATTCCTAGATATCATGTTATCGGGGGATAGTCAAATAACATCAAATCAGGCAATATCTCCATATTCATTTTCTCAAGTCTTTGGTATTCTTTCAAATGATCAAAATCATGTCTCAAAGAAAAGATATATGAATAGGCTAGGATTTAAATCTCAAGATAATAAGTTTAATGAAAATTCAAAAGAATTCAATGAGAATTTGGTTGAAGACAATAAGAACagaaagaatatttttttagtaaaaaactttttactTCATCGAAACGATGTCAAAATCAATGAAAATactgaaaaaataattaatgaATTCTACAATTCAACAGTAACTTCATATGATCCATATGATACTGAacaagaattaaaaaaaattaatgaaatGGTCGCCGGGGCTACATATGGAAATATAAAGGAAGCTTTGAAATCTATTATTCCTAGAACTACTTTATCAGTAGTGAATACTCTTTATATGAAATATGAATGGTTTAATCAATTTGATTATTCTAGTCatgaaaattttgtttCGTTTTCTGGACAAAATAGGCAAGAGATGatgtataaaatatcaaaatttgATGTGTATCAAGATGATACTAAAATGGCGGTAAAGATGCATTTTAAAGATTCAAATTTCA aaaatggaaaaaaaacaattaaaaaattatgtgatgaaaaagaattagataaaatattgacaaaaatgaaatataaaaatatagaattgATTTTTCCTAAGTTTAAAATTGAATCAGAATCCGATCTTAgtgatttttataaagaattacGAATCGAGAACTTATTAAAAACCACGACATTTGATAGtttaatagaaaatttaaatttcaaaaaattaactaTCAAACAGAAACTTAGTCTTGATATTAATGAAGGGGGAATATCTATTCAAAATTCAATTCCTCCCGCTATCACCAACAGCATTTTAGAGAATGTcgaagtttttaaattcaatacCCCTTTTTTATGGTTCGTAATAAAACATGATGCTAAGAATAATACTAACACGCCTATTATTATGGGAAAGTATACTGgacaagaaaaataa